The DNA sequence ATCTGCAGCGGCAGGCCGGCCGGGCCGATCATGTGCAGTGCGCCGACGGCGGCGAACACGGTCTGCCCGCGCTGGTGGAGCGCGGCGATGCGGTCGGCCATGGCGGGATTGCGGGCGTCGACGGTGGCGTGGTGCTGCGCACGGTCCGTGTCCGTGTCCTGGCAGCCGCACCAGCTGGCGAAGGCTTCCAGATCGTCCAGCCGGGCCTCGGCCCAGTCGGTGACCAGACGCTGCACGACCGCGCGTGAAGCCTCGCTGCCCAGCTCCCGCAGGCCCTGGCGGACCGCGGCCAGCGCCGCCGCCGGCGCGTCGTGCACCATCAGCGCCATCTGCTGCTCGGGGGTTTCGAGCGACACGATCGGCAGGCCGCGGCCGTGGGCGCGGTGCATCAGCCCGGCGTCGATGCCCCAGGCGGGATCCAGCCCCTGCCGGCGCAACGCCAGTGAAACGAGCGTGACCACCTGCAACTCGGGCCGCAGCCCGTCGAGGCTGCCATGGACGCAGGCTGCACGCGCAGCCTGCTCGATCTGGCGGGCCTCTGCGGCGGGCAGGCGCGGCCCGCCGGGGCGCGCCTGGGCAGCACGCTGCAGGCGGCGGAGCACGTCGGGGTCGAGCAGATCCAGCTCGAAGGCCGCCCGGTCGACCGCCTGCATCGCCGCCCGCACCTGCGGCCCCGGCAGCGCCCATTCGCGTCGGGCGAGGTGGATGGTCGCGTACAGGTAGGAGACGCGCCCGTCCTTCTCGATGCGCCACAGCAGGCCGTGGTCCTGCGGCACCTGCTCCGCAGCCTGCAGCTCGGCCGCGCTGAAGGGCACGGGCGCGGCCGGGCAATCCGGCGCAGCGTCGGCCGCCATGCCGGCGGGTGCCGTCGCGGTGCACCAGACCCAGACAAGTCCCTTCACCCAGCGAGGCAGTCCGCGCGGCAGATTCATGCGCATCCAGGAGGCACTGGTTCCACCGTGCGCCGGCTCGACTGGCAGACCGCGCCGAACACCGACTGCCCCTGGGCGTCGAAGGCGTCGATGCGCACCGTCTCCACGTCCGGGGCGCTGTCCAGCACCGTGCGGGGCAGGCCCGGCAGCGCCAGCAGGGTGCCCGCCGACACCGCCCGGTGCCGCGCCAGCTGCGCGATCAGCAGCCCGGCGTCCGGCGTGCCGACCTTGGCGGTCTCGACCGGTGCCTGCGCGCGGCCATCGACGGCCACACACACGGTCAGCGCCAGCCGCCCGCGGTGCCAGGCGCGCCCCAGCTCGTCCGGGGTCACCGCCACCGGCGCCCAGGCCATCGACGACGCGACACGCACACCCTGGCACCGGTGCTGCCAGTGGTTGCCGAGCAGCAGCAGGCGCACGCCGTCGCGCGCCTGGTCCTCCGCGGCACCCCGGGGCACATCGCCGAGCGCCACCGCCAGCCGTGCGCCGAAGTCGATCTCCGGCGTCCCGAACGGCAGCGCATCGTGCGCCCCGGCCATCGTGTCCCCGGCCATCGTGTCCCCGGCCAGCTCGTCACCGGCCGGTGGCTGTGCATCGACCAGCCGGAACGCGCGCGGCAGCGGCGCCATGCACATGCGCGGCTCGAAGGGAAACGCGTGCCGCGCCTTGCCCTGCGCCAGCGTGCGGGCCAGGTCCTGCAGTTGCGGGGCGAGGAAGTTCCAGTCGTCGAGCAGCTGCTGCAGGCGCGTCACGATGCCGCTGGCGTGGTGGGCCTGCGTGAGGTCGGAGGACACCACCACGAGCTGGCCGTCGCGGGAGCCGTCCTTGTAGGTCGCGAGTTTCATGCGGCGATGATGGCACGCAGCTTGCGCGCCTGTCACCGCAGGCCCTGTCTGGCGCGTTGAGGACGGGCCTTCACCGATCCGATGTAGATTGCGACCATGTCCGCTGCCCGTCCCCGCCCGCGCACTGCCCCTGCCGTCCATCCTGCGCAGTGCCGCGGCGGCGTGCGCCCGGTGCTGGGTCTGGCGCTGGCGGCCGTGCTCGGCGGGCATCTCTGGGTGATCGATGCCTGGAGCCTGCCGGTCGCGACAGACGGGGCTGCACGGCCGTTGACGACGCGCATCACCGCGCTGCCGGCACCCGAGGTGCCGCGTCCGGTGGCGAGCCCGGAGCCCGCACCGGCGCCCGTGCCGGTCCTCCAGCACGCCACCCCGCCCGCCAGGCTCCGACCGAAGCCCATGCCGCCGGCCGTGGCCATTCCATCCGCCCCCCCGACCGCATCGGAGCCCCCGGCAGACCCTGTGGAGACCCGCGCCGAACCCGTTGCAGCCGATCCCGCGCCGCACCTGCTCGCCCTGGCAACGCCCGGCACCGGCGCCACCCGTCCGGCCCCCGCTGCCGTGGCCTCGACCGCACTGACCGCACCGCCATCGGTGCGGCTGCACTACCGCATGAAGAAAGGCCCCCTGTCGGGCTCCGGCCAGATCGACTGGCTGCGCGACGGCAGCACCTACCGGATGCGGCTGGAAGCCCGGGTGCCCGTGTTCGGGCAGATCTTCCTGGAAACCAGCGAGGGCCGGATCGATGCCAGCGGCCTGGCCCCCCTGCGCCACACCGAGCGCCGCCTGAAGCGCAGCGAACGGGCGGTCAGCTTCGTGCGCGACCAGGGCGCACCGCGGATCCTGTTTTCCGCCCGCGAAGGCGACGAGCCGCTGCGCCCCGGCGCCCAGGACCGGCTGAGCTGGATTGCCCAGCTCGCCACCCGCATGGCCTCGCCACCGGGCGGCGACTGGCGCCCCGGCAGCAGCCTCGCGATGGACGTGGCCAGCACCGGCGGCGACGTGCAGCGCTGGGTGTTCACCATCGAAGGTCGGGAGGCCGGCGGCCTGTGGCACCTGCGCCGCGAACCCGACAGCCTGCGCGACACCCGGGCCGAGGTCTGGATCGATGCCCGCCAGCAGCACTGGCCGGTGCGCATCCAGCTCACCGAGCCCTCCGGCGAGCCACTGGAGCTGACCCTCGACGGACTGCAACCCGCCTGACACCACCGCCGGACGCTTGAATCCACCGGTCACCACCCCACCTGCCCCCCACCCAACGCCAGGAGGACTGCACCATGCACATGCTCTACAACTCGGAAAACTTCGCCGTCATGCGTTTTTCCGGAAACACCACCGCAGGCCAGGGGTTCGAGATCGTCGACAAGACCAGCCGGCGCGAGATCTACCTCGGCGGACTGCTGGCCGACCACTTCCAGGCCGGTGTCGAATACCTGATCAGCCAGACCGATGACGAAGCACGCATCGACGATTTTCTGGCGGGCTACACCACGCTGGCCCACCACCCGGTCGTGCTCCACTGAGCCGCATCGAGCCCGGGCGCGCGTGCAACAGCGGGTAAACGGCAAGTCCCGAACCCGTTTTGCAACTTGCGCCTGATCGGCCATTGGCGCGAAGATGGCCGCTTGTCCGTCCTTGAACGATCCCGAGGAGCTTGCATGCGCAAGGAAGTGTCCAGGCAGACTGTCCGCCGCTCCCGCAGCCGTCCCGGCGGTGCGCCCGTGCTGCTCTCGCCCGGCCTGCAGGACGCGCCGGTGCTCGACCAGCTGTGCTCCCACTTCGTCCTGACGCTCACATTGCGTCAGGCTG is a window from the Sphaerotilus montanus genome containing:
- a CDS encoding TraB/GumN family protein; its protein translation is MNLPRGLPRWVKGLVWVWCTATAPAGMAADAAPDCPAAPVPFSAAELQAAEQVPQDHGLLWRIEKDGRVSYLYATIHLARREWALPGPQVRAAMQAVDRAAFELDLLDPDVLRRLQRAAQARPGGPRLPAAEARQIEQAARAACVHGSLDGLRPELQVVTLVSLALRRQGLDPAWGIDAGLMHRAHGRGLPIVSLETPEQQMALMVHDAPAAALAAVRQGLRELGSEASRAVVQRLVTDWAEARLDDLEAFASWCGCQDTDTDRAQHHATVDARNPAMADRIAALHQRGQTVFAAVGALHMIGPAGLPLQMARRGFSVRYIPLDRQ
- a CDS encoding fumarylacetoacetate hydrolase family protein, coding for MKLATYKDGSRDGQLVVVSSDLTQAHHASGIVTRLQQLLDDWNFLAPQLQDLARTLAQGKARHAFPFEPRMCMAPLPRAFRLVDAQPPAGDELAGDTMAGDTMAGAHDALPFGTPEIDFGARLAVALGDVPRGAAEDQARDGVRLLLLGNHWQHRCQGVRVASSMAWAPVAVTPDELGRAWHRGRLALTVCVAVDGRAQAPVETAKVGTPDAGLLIAQLARHRAVSAGTLLALPGLPRTVLDSAPDVETVRIDAFDAQGQSVFGAVCQSSRRTVEPVPPGCA
- a CDS encoding DUF3108 domain-containing protein produces the protein MSAARPRPRTAPAVHPAQCRGGVRPVLGLALAAVLGGHLWVIDAWSLPVATDGAARPLTTRITALPAPEVPRPVASPEPAPAPVPVLQHATPPARLRPKPMPPAVAIPSAPPTASEPPADPVETRAEPVAADPAPHLLALATPGTGATRPAPAAVASTALTAPPSVRLHYRMKKGPLSGSGQIDWLRDGSTYRMRLEARVPVFGQIFLETSEGRIDASGLAPLRHTERRLKRSERAVSFVRDQGAPRILFSAREGDEPLRPGAQDRLSWIAQLATRMASPPGGDWRPGSSLAMDVASTGGDVQRWVFTIEGREAGGLWHLRREPDSLRDTRAEVWIDARQQHWPVRIQLTEPSGEPLELTLDGLQPA
- a CDS encoding BTH_I0359 family protein; translated protein: MHMLYNSENFAVMRFSGNTTAGQGFEIVDKTSRREIYLGGLLADHFQAGVEYLISQTDDEARIDDFLAGYTTLAHHPVVLH